One part of the Amaranthus tricolor cultivar Red isolate AtriRed21 chromosome 16, ASM2621246v1, whole genome shotgun sequence genome encodes these proteins:
- the LOC130802727 gene encoding uncharacterized protein LOC130802727 isoform X2 has protein sequence MHIKELEIDTDGVPIQDLKTPRIPALYGEVEGLCIDDEINDLDEGDDEEQVPVTLGFAEKPKHSWLLNRQLFPSKAGGVPAWLDPVNLPTGKASLCDICREPLQFLLQVYAPINEKESTFHRTLFAFICPSMTCLLRDQHEQWKRGPQKPSRSVKVFRYQLPHTNTFYSSEPPRYDGTARPLSVGVPLCAWCGTWKGDKLCSGCKSARYCSEKHQVLHWRANHKLKCQQSSLLFKSSNDVSPSEIFEASKTLWPEFEIINEDESEYSITDTDEHSESLITRQQIDESVNSIMENFEGDDDRQSWATFQEHIAKAPEQILRYSRDEKAKPLWPTSSGRPSKADIPNCSSCNGPVKFEFQILPQLLYYFDVENDVNSLDWATIVVYTCVDSCEGSLPCKEEFVWVQLNSQSSVGT, from the exons ATGCATATAAAAGAGTTGGAAATCGATACAGATGGTGTACCCATTCAAGATTTGAAAACCCCAAGAATACCAGCTCTTTATGGGGAAGTTGAAGGCCTATGTATTGATGATGAAATTAATGATTTAGATGAGGGTGATGATGAAGAACAAGTCCCTGTAACATTGGGTTTTGCTGAAAAGCCTAAACATAGCTGGTTGCTTAACCGTCAATTGTTCCCTAGCAAGGCTGGTGGAGTTCCG GCTTGGCTGGATCCTGTGAATTTACCAACAGGAAAGGCTAGTCTATGTGATATTTGCAGGGAACCTTTGCAGTTCTTACTTCAG GTTTATGCTCCTATCAATGAGAAGGAATCGACATTTCATCGAACTTTATTTGCATTTATCTGCCCTTCCATGACCTGTCTTCTCAGAGATCAACATGAGCAATGGAAACGTGGACCACAAAAGCCATCTCGGAG TGTGAAGGTCTTCCGCTATCAACTTCCACACACTAATACGTTTTACTCAAGTGAGCCGCCAAGATATGATGGTACTGCCAGACCTTTGAGCGTTGGAG ttcCACTTTGTGCTTGGTGTGGCACATGGAAGGGAGATAAATTATGTAGTGGCTGCAAAAGTGCCCGTTACTGCTCAGAGAAACATCAG GTATTACATTGGCGTGCAAATCATAAACTGAAATGTCAACAGTCAAGTctcctcttcaagtcatctaatGATGTCTCTCCAAGTGAGATCTTTGAAG CAAGCAAAACCCTCTGGCCTGAGTTTGAGATCATAAATGAGGATGAAAGTGAATATTCAATTACTGATACCGATGAACATTCCGAGTCATTAATTACAAGGCAACAAATCGATGAATCAGTCAACTCAATCATGGAAAATTTTGAG GGTGATGATGATCGACAGAGCTGGGCAACATTTCAAGAGCACATTGCCAAAGCCCCTGAGCAAATTTTGAG ATATTCAAGAGACGAAAAGGCCAAACCATTGTGGCCTACATCAAGTGGCCGACCATCCAAAGCCGATATACCCAATTGCTCATCTTGTAATGGTCCAGTGAAATTTGAGTTTCAG ATCTTGCCTCAACTGCTTTACTACTTTGATGTGGAAAATGATGTGAACTCACTCGACTGGGCAACAATCGTGGTGTACACTTGTGTAGACTCGTGCGAAGGAAGCTTGCCGTGCAAAGAAGAGTTTGTTTGGGTTCAACTTAACTCGCAGTCTTCCGTAGGCACTTGA
- the LOC130802727 gene encoding uncharacterized protein LOC130802727 isoform X1, which translates to MHIKELEIDTDGVPIQDLKTPRIPALYGEVEGLCIDDEINDLDEGDDEEQVPVTLGFAEKPKHSWLLNRQLFPSKAGGVPAWLDPVNLPTGKASLCDICREPLQFLLQVYAPINEKESTFHRTLFAFICPSMTCLLRDQHEQWKRGPQKPSRSVKVFRYQLPHTNTFYSSEPPRYDGTARPLSVGVPLCAWCGTWKGDKLCSGCKSARYCSEKHQVLHWRANHKLKCQQSSLLFKSSNDVSPSEIFEVASKTLWPEFEIINEDESEYSITDTDEHSESLITRQQIDESVNSIMENFEGDDDRQSWATFQEHIAKAPEQILRYSRDEKAKPLWPTSSGRPSKADIPNCSSCNGPVKFEFQILPQLLYYFDVENDVNSLDWATIVVYTCVDSCEGSLPCKEEFVWVQLNSQSSVGT; encoded by the exons ATGCATATAAAAGAGTTGGAAATCGATACAGATGGTGTACCCATTCAAGATTTGAAAACCCCAAGAATACCAGCTCTTTATGGGGAAGTTGAAGGCCTATGTATTGATGATGAAATTAATGATTTAGATGAGGGTGATGATGAAGAACAAGTCCCTGTAACATTGGGTTTTGCTGAAAAGCCTAAACATAGCTGGTTGCTTAACCGTCAATTGTTCCCTAGCAAGGCTGGTGGAGTTCCG GCTTGGCTGGATCCTGTGAATTTACCAACAGGAAAGGCTAGTCTATGTGATATTTGCAGGGAACCTTTGCAGTTCTTACTTCAG GTTTATGCTCCTATCAATGAGAAGGAATCGACATTTCATCGAACTTTATTTGCATTTATCTGCCCTTCCATGACCTGTCTTCTCAGAGATCAACATGAGCAATGGAAACGTGGACCACAAAAGCCATCTCGGAG TGTGAAGGTCTTCCGCTATCAACTTCCACACACTAATACGTTTTACTCAAGTGAGCCGCCAAGATATGATGGTACTGCCAGACCTTTGAGCGTTGGAG ttcCACTTTGTGCTTGGTGTGGCACATGGAAGGGAGATAAATTATGTAGTGGCTGCAAAAGTGCCCGTTACTGCTCAGAGAAACATCAG GTATTACATTGGCGTGCAAATCATAAACTGAAATGTCAACAGTCAAGTctcctcttcaagtcatctaatGATGTCTCTCCAAGTGAGATCTTTGAAG TAGCAAGCAAAACCCTCTGGCCTGAGTTTGAGATCATAAATGAGGATGAAAGTGAATATTCAATTACTGATACCGATGAACATTCCGAGTCATTAATTACAAGGCAACAAATCGATGAATCAGTCAACTCAATCATGGAAAATTTTGAG GGTGATGATGATCGACAGAGCTGGGCAACATTTCAAGAGCACATTGCCAAAGCCCCTGAGCAAATTTTGAG ATATTCAAGAGACGAAAAGGCCAAACCATTGTGGCCTACATCAAGTGGCCGACCATCCAAAGCCGATATACCCAATTGCTCATCTTGTAATGGTCCAGTGAAATTTGAGTTTCAG ATCTTGCCTCAACTGCTTTACTACTTTGATGTGGAAAATGATGTGAACTCACTCGACTGGGCAACAATCGTGGTGTACACTTGTGTAGACTCGTGCGAAGGAAGCTTGCCGTGCAAAGAAGAGTTTGTTTGGGTTCAACTTAACTCGCAGTCTTCCGTAGGCACTTGA